The following coding sequences are from one Capsicum annuum cultivar UCD-10X-F1 chromosome 3, UCD10Xv1.1, whole genome shotgun sequence window:
- the LOC107863711 gene encoding homeobox-leucine zipper protein HOX29 isoform X3, which yields MLLFAALLRYSNLYLYCQCQHWNEPRVIEHRWLLSSPTCPVLEVFTFANQAGLYMLVTTLVALQDITLDKMFDDHGKKNLCIEFPQTMQQFVDRVLHVYKGEFACQA from the exons ATGCTATTATTTGCTGCTCTGCTAAG gtactctaatttATACTTGTATTGTCAATGCCAACACTGGAATGAACCCAGAGTTATAGAACATAGATG GTTGCTGAGCTCACCAACATGTCCAGTACTTGAAG TTTTTACATTTGCAAATCAGGCTGGTCTTTACATGCTTGTGACAACCTTGGTTGCACTTCAAGATATTACGTTGGATAAAATGTTTGATGATCATGGAAAGAAAAACCTCTGCATCGAGTTCCCACAGACAATGCAACAG TTTGTTGACAGGGTTTTGCATGTCTACAAGGGCGAATTCGCTTGTCAAGCATGA
- the LOC107863711 gene encoding homeobox-leucine zipper protein ATHB-15 isoform X5 gives MLLFAALLRLLSSPTCPVLEVFTFANQAGLYMLVTTLVALQDITLDKMFDDHGKKNLCIEFPQTMQQGFACLQGRIRLSSMSMPIFYKRVVALKVMNEEATRT, from the exons ATGCTATTATTTGCTGCTCTGCTAAG GTTGCTGAGCTCACCAACATGTCCAGTACTTGAAG TTTTTACATTTGCAAATCAGGCTGGTCTTTACATGCTTGTGACAACCTTGGTTGCACTTCAAGATATTACGTTGGATAAAATGTTTGATGATCATGGAAAGAAAAACCTCTGCATCGAGTTCCCACAGACAATGCAACAG GGTTTTGCATGTCTACAAGGGCGAATTCGCTTGTCAAGCATGAGCATGCCTATTTTTTATAAGAGAGTTGTGGCTTTGAAAGTTATGAATGAAGAAGCCACTCGAACTTGA
- the LOC107863711 gene encoding homeobox-leucine zipper protein ATHB-15 isoform X4, whose product MFESTTGLSRMLLSSPTCPVLEVFTFANQAGLYMLVTTLVALQDITLDKMFDDHGKKNLCIEFPQTMQQGFACLQGRIRLSSMSMPIFYKRVVALKVMNEEATRT is encoded by the exons ATGTTTGAATCAACAACTGGTTTATCACGGAT GTTGCTGAGCTCACCAACATGTCCAGTACTTGAAG TTTTTACATTTGCAAATCAGGCTGGTCTTTACATGCTTGTGACAACCTTGGTTGCACTTCAAGATATTACGTTGGATAAAATGTTTGATGATCATGGAAAGAAAAACCTCTGCATCGAGTTCCCACAGACAATGCAACAG GGTTTTGCATGTCTACAAGGGCGAATTCGCTTGTCAAGCATGAGCATGCCTATTTTTTATAAGAGAGTTGTGGCTTTGAAAGTTATGAATGAAGAAGCCACTCGAACTTGA
- the LOC107863711 gene encoding homeobox-leucine zipper protein ATHB-15 isoform X2 — protein MLLFAALLRYSNLYLYCQCQHWNEPRVIEHRWLLSSPTCPVLEVFTFANQAGLYMLVTTLVALQDITLDKMFDDHGKKNLCIEFPQTMQQGFACLQGRIRLSSMSMPIFYKRVVALKVMNEEATRT, from the exons ATGCTATTATTTGCTGCTCTGCTAAG gtactctaatttATACTTGTATTGTCAATGCCAACACTGGAATGAACCCAGAGTTATAGAACATAGATG GTTGCTGAGCTCACCAACATGTCCAGTACTTGAAG TTTTTACATTTGCAAATCAGGCTGGTCTTTACATGCTTGTGACAACCTTGGTTGCACTTCAAGATATTACGTTGGATAAAATGTTTGATGATCATGGAAAGAAAAACCTCTGCATCGAGTTCCCACAGACAATGCAACAG GGTTTTGCATGTCTACAAGGGCGAATTCGCTTGTCAAGCATGAGCATGCCTATTTTTTATAAGAGAGTTGTGGCTTTGAAAGTTATGAATGAAGAAGCCACTCGAACTTGA
- the LOC107863711 gene encoding homeobox-leucine zipper protein ATHB-15 isoform X1: protein MPRDMFLLQEVFSPNRTFDLTSAFETGSTKNKVANDLHTVCGTSIFVMTISFQFAFESHMQGSVASMARQYVRSIISSIQRVALALLFYHLGSHGGLRSPFGTPEAHTLARWICQSYRCFLGVELLKSNTDQGSESILKGLWHHSDAIICCSAKVAELTNMSST from the exons GAAGTGTTCAGTCCAAACCGCACCTTTGATCTTACTTCTGCTTTTGAAACTGGTTCGACGAAAAACAAAGTGGCCAATGACCTTCACACTGTTTGTGGCACATCAATATTTGTCATGACAATTTCTTTTCAATTTGCTTTTGAAAGCCACATGCAAGGGAGTGTTGCTTCAATGGCTCGACAGTATGTCCGAAGCATTATTTCATCTATCCAGAGAGTTGCATTAGCACTTTTATTCTATCACTTGGGTTCTCATGGAGGTCTTCGTTCACCATTTGGGACTCCTGAAGCACATACATTAGCTCGCTGGATCTGCCAAAGTTACAG GTGCTTTTTGGGCGTGGAGCTTCTGAAATCAAATACTGATCAAGGAAGTGAATCAATTCTCAAAGGCCTATGGCATCACTCAGATGCTATTATTTGCTGCTCTGCTAAG GTTGCTGAGCTCACCAACATGTCCAGTACTTGA